From the uncultured Trichococcus sp. genome, one window contains:
- the recO gene encoding DNA repair protein RecO codes for METYQEFDGIVLSIRKHREKDALVKIFTRDHGKRMFFVKNIKNPNHSLKAALLPFTKATYLGRIKDDGLSFLQDSREITHFSKMQTDIHLNAYATYLNNLADAAINDAIKAADLYDLLEESLVAMQNGLDAEIVVNIFEMRVLKYFGAAPQLQECVICHSKQEPFDFSVKYSGALCQKHYGEDPRRSHASPAAVHFARIFQLVTPKQVGNIQIKAETKQALRAFIDELYEEYVGIRLKSKSFIDQMYAWETKVEIPFRSASEPEPDKPNESGQSDSSNS; via the coding sequence ATGGAGACATATCAGGAATTTGATGGCATCGTCTTATCGATCCGGAAACACAGGGAAAAGGATGCTTTGGTAAAAATATTTACGCGTGATCATGGGAAACGGATGTTTTTCGTGAAGAACATCAAAAACCCGAATCATTCCTTGAAAGCGGCGCTCCTGCCATTCACGAAAGCGACTTATCTTGGCCGCATCAAGGATGATGGGCTCAGCTTCCTGCAGGATAGCCGCGAAATCACCCACTTTTCCAAAATGCAGACGGATATCCATCTGAACGCCTACGCGACTTATTTGAACAACCTGGCCGATGCGGCCATCAACGATGCCATCAAGGCTGCTGACCTCTATGATTTATTGGAGGAATCCCTGGTCGCGATGCAGAACGGGTTGGATGCGGAAATTGTAGTGAACATCTTTGAGATGCGGGTGCTGAAATATTTCGGAGCGGCGCCGCAATTGCAGGAGTGCGTCATCTGTCACAGCAAGCAGGAACCTTTCGATTTTTCGGTCAAGTATTCCGGTGCCCTGTGCCAGAAGCATTACGGGGAAGACCCCAGAAGATCGCACGCAAGCCCTGCGGCTGTACATTTTGCGCGGATCTTCCAATTGGTTACGCCAAAGCAAGTCGGGAATATCCAGATCAAAGCCGAAACAAAACAGGCGCTCAGAGCCTTCATCGACGAACTGTATGAAGAATATGTCGGGATTCGCCTGAAAAGCAAGAGTTTCATCGATCAGATGTACGCTTGGGAGACAAAGGTAGAGATTCCTTTCCGTTCCGCTTCTGAACCGGAGCCGGACAAGCCGAATGAAAGCGGACAGTCCGATTCAAGTAATTCTTGA
- a CDS encoding lipopolysaccharide assembly protein LapA domain-containing protein has protein sequence MKNQWRLVAGIILIIIIVLFAVFNVDTVPVNFGFAVVDGPLIIVILVSLLMGSLITLLVATGSATKKNKEFKQMRAEIDTKGKEIQKAVDATKAGYEQQLADLRAELTQKDSKINSLEEELIKKFTVGDPNQPSKV, from the coding sequence ATGAAAAACCAATGGAGATTAGTTGCGGGCATTATTTTGATCATCATCATTGTTTTGTTTGCTGTTTTCAATGTCGATACTGTGCCGGTCAATTTCGGTTTCGCTGTTGTGGATGGACCTCTTATCATCGTCATTCTGGTTTCTCTTCTGATGGGCTCGCTCATCACCCTATTGGTTGCGACAGGCAGTGCAACGAAGAAGAACAAAGAATTCAAACAGATGCGCGCAGAAATCGACACTAAAGGGAAAGAAATCCAAAAAGCAGTCGATGCGACGAAAGCGGGATATGAGCAGCAGCTCGCCGATCTGAGGGCAGAATTGACCCAGAAAGACAGTAAAATCAATTCGCTTGAAGAAGAATTGATTAAAAAGTTCACAGTGGGCGACCCGAATCAGCCGAGCAAAGTTTGA
- the recJ gene encoding single-stranded-DNA-specific exonuclease RecJ, with product MLSSKMNWKIRKSDSDDSVCKEISQAAGLSEKFVMLCMQRGLETKEQITAFIDGAKMEFHDPYLLHDMEKAILRLTEAIEAGEEIVVYGDYDADGITSTSILVETIEVLGGNVGYYLPNRFTDGYGPNAAAFKKLIENGAQLILTCDNGVSGHEPIAMAKKMGVDVIVSDHHELPDTLPDAYAVIHPKHPAGSYPFPDLSGAGVALKIAAALLGEMPYESLDLAAIGTVADLVSLTGENRWIVKQGLQVMKQTHRLGLAALMEAAGIDAANLDEESIGFVIGPRLNAVGRLEDAGPGAELMLSFDEEKIAELVAYIQEKNVERQGIVQSIHEEASAELAKNASMPDIIVLGNKNWHEGVLGIVASKLVEEFGRPTILFRIDEKTGIAKGSARSTEALDIYAALTDAKDFLTKFGGHKMAAGMSLPAVDLSAFTEKINSYAALYHDAIVLGESIYIDAILPLAAVTLPFLKELELLRPYGTDNPKPIFGFQNIPLTDIRQIGADNKHLKFKLKDKDLFLDVIGFNKGSISNHLNEADVVSLIGELSINVWRDSAKPQLQLKDIKNKHVQFFDKRSSVVQETVMGVEDALYLFSTSGIMKKFYERIPNSSNAALLTDNTVEALLDVSATNLVLFECPLKMGLLANLLKSNRFENVYIVSYESNSVYADGVPPKDQFAKFYQYIRSHKDIDVRNRLDDLAEYLKIKKNLAIFMIQVFLEAGFVTIDNGFINEVKNPVKRALGDTQVYKDRLQKMEAEKVFIYSPFSQLTKWLNEQMMVQ from the coding sequence TTGTTATCGTCAAAGATGAACTGGAAAATACGCAAATCAGACAGTGATGATTCTGTGTGCAAGGAAATCAGTCAGGCTGCAGGCTTATCAGAAAAATTCGTGATGCTTTGCATGCAGCGTGGATTGGAAACAAAAGAACAGATCACGGCTTTCATTGATGGAGCCAAAATGGAATTCCATGACCCGTACCTGCTCCACGATATGGAAAAAGCGATCCTTCGCTTGACTGAAGCGATTGAAGCTGGAGAAGAAATCGTCGTTTATGGGGATTATGACGCGGACGGCATCACAAGCACAAGCATTCTTGTGGAAACGATCGAAGTGCTGGGCGGCAATGTCGGCTACTATTTGCCGAATCGCTTCACGGATGGTTATGGCCCGAATGCTGCGGCATTCAAGAAATTGATCGAAAACGGTGCGCAACTGATCCTGACTTGCGACAATGGGGTTTCCGGCCATGAACCGATAGCGATGGCCAAGAAAATGGGGGTCGATGTCATTGTTTCCGACCATCACGAATTGCCCGATACTTTGCCGGATGCGTATGCCGTCATCCACCCGAAACATCCTGCAGGTTCCTATCCTTTCCCGGATCTTTCCGGAGCTGGCGTAGCCCTGAAAATTGCGGCGGCCCTTCTGGGGGAAATGCCGTACGAATCGCTGGATCTGGCCGCCATCGGTACCGTTGCGGACCTTGTCAGTCTGACAGGTGAGAATCGGTGGATCGTGAAACAGGGTCTGCAAGTCATGAAACAAACGCATCGGCTCGGTTTGGCCGCGTTGATGGAAGCCGCAGGAATAGATGCGGCCAATTTGGACGAAGAGAGCATCGGTTTCGTCATCGGACCGCGTTTGAATGCGGTCGGTCGGTTGGAGGATGCGGGGCCAGGCGCTGAATTGATGCTGTCATTCGACGAAGAAAAAATTGCTGAACTGGTTGCCTACATACAGGAAAAGAATGTCGAGAGACAAGGCATTGTCCAATCCATCCATGAAGAAGCCAGCGCAGAACTGGCGAAGAACGCGAGCATGCCGGATATTATTGTATTGGGCAACAAGAATTGGCACGAGGGCGTGCTTGGGATCGTGGCAAGCAAGTTGGTCGAGGAATTTGGGCGGCCGACAATCTTATTCCGCATCGATGAAAAAACCGGCATCGCGAAAGGGTCGGCCCGAAGCACAGAAGCGTTGGATATCTATGCTGCGTTGACTGATGCAAAGGACTTTCTGACGAAGTTCGGAGGGCACAAAATGGCCGCAGGCATGAGTCTTCCTGCTGTCGATTTATCCGCATTCACTGAAAAAATCAACAGCTATGCGGCTCTTTATCATGATGCAATCGTATTGGGCGAATCCATTTACATAGACGCCATCCTGCCGCTTGCCGCTGTCACCTTGCCGTTTTTGAAGGAATTGGAATTGCTCAGACCTTATGGCACCGATAATCCAAAGCCGATATTCGGCTTCCAAAATATACCGTTGACGGACATCAGACAGATCGGTGCCGACAACAAACATCTGAAATTCAAGCTCAAGGACAAGGACCTTTTTCTGGATGTGATCGGCTTCAACAAGGGGAGCATCAGCAACCACTTGAACGAAGCGGATGTGGTTTCGCTCATCGGCGAGCTTTCGATCAATGTTTGGCGGGACAGTGCAAAACCGCAACTGCAGCTGAAGGACATCAAAAACAAGCATGTCCAGTTCTTCGACAAAAGGAGCTCGGTCGTTCAAGAAACAGTAATGGGTGTGGAAGATGCCTTGTATCTATTTTCGACTTCCGGCATCATGAAAAAATTTTATGAGCGCATCCCCAACAGTTCGAATGCCGCCTTGCTCACTGACAATACAGTGGAGGCTTTGCTGGATGTCAGCGCCACTAACCTTGTGCTTTTCGAATGCCCTTTGAAGATGGGTTTGCTGGCGAATCTCCTGAAGAGCAACCGGTTCGAAAATGTGTACATCGTCTCTTATGAATCGAACAGTGTTTACGCAGATGGAGTCCCTCCTAAAGACCAGTTTGCAAAGTTTTACCAATATATCCGTTCCCATAAGGATATCGATGTGAGAAATCGGTTAGATGACTTGGCGGAATACTTAAAAATCAAAAAAAATCTTGCCATTTTTATGATTCAAGTGTTTTTGGAGGCGGGATTTGTTACAATAGACAATGGTTTCATCAATGAGGTCAAAAACCCTGTCAAAAGGGCTTTGGGTGATACGCAAGTGTACAAAGATCGCCTGCAGAAAATGGAAGCTGAAAAGGTATTCATCTACAGCCCGTTTTCGCAGCTGACGAAATGGTTGAATGAACAGATGATGGTACAATAA
- the obgE gene encoding GTPase ObgE, translated as MSMFLDHAKVHVKAGKGGDGMVAFRREKYVPDGGPAGGDGGRGGSIIFEVDPGLRTLLDFRYNRNFRGKPGENGMSKSMFGRGAKDTIVRVPPGTIVRNAETKELIADLTEPGQQAVVARGGRGGRGNNRFATARNPAPEIAENGEPGQELELELELKVIADVGLVGFPSVGKSTLLSIVSKAKPKIAAYHFTTLVPNLGMVQTRSGEEFVMADLPGLIEGASQGVGLGIQFLRHIERTRVILHVIDMGGTEGRDPFDDYEKINKELESYQLRLLERPTVIVANKMDVAEAEDNLEIFKQQIAEKFGDDEAPRIFPISAWSTTGVAELLDYTAEVLKDTPEFPLFDEEEVESSVLYKFEENQEQFTIGRDPDSTWVLGGERLEKLFNMTNFAHDESIMRFARQLRQMGVDEKLRAKGAKDGDMVRIMTYHFEFVD; from the coding sequence ATGTCAATGTTTTTGGATCATGCAAAAGTGCATGTAAAAGCCGGTAAAGGCGGGGATGGAATGGTAGCGTTCCGTCGCGAAAAGTATGTTCCTGATGGGGGTCCCGCAGGTGGCGATGGCGGCCGTGGGGGAAGCATCATATTTGAAGTGGACCCAGGTCTGCGCACGCTATTGGATTTCCGCTATAACCGGAATTTCAGAGGTAAGCCCGGCGAAAACGGCATGAGCAAAAGCATGTTCGGTCGCGGCGCAAAAGATACAATAGTAAGGGTTCCGCCTGGCACGATTGTGCGCAATGCGGAAACAAAAGAACTCATCGCTGATTTGACCGAACCTGGCCAACAGGCTGTAGTCGCAAGAGGCGGACGCGGAGGACGCGGGAATAACCGTTTTGCCACTGCGAGAAACCCTGCACCCGAAATCGCCGAAAACGGTGAACCTGGGCAAGAGCTGGAGTTGGAGCTTGAGCTGAAAGTCATCGCGGACGTCGGTTTGGTAGGCTTCCCATCAGTAGGGAAATCGACATTGCTGTCGATCGTGTCAAAAGCGAAACCAAAAATCGCAGCCTATCACTTCACTACGCTTGTGCCTAACTTAGGCATGGTACAGACACGCAGCGGAGAAGAGTTTGTCATGGCCGATTTACCGGGATTGATTGAGGGCGCGTCCCAAGGCGTCGGTCTGGGGATCCAATTTTTGCGCCACATCGAACGCACAAGAGTCATTCTGCATGTCATCGATATGGGCGGTACAGAAGGCAGAGATCCATTCGATGACTATGAAAAAATCAATAAGGAATTGGAAAGTTACCAATTGCGTTTGTTGGAAAGACCGACCGTGATTGTAGCCAATAAAATGGATGTGGCGGAAGCGGAAGATAATCTTGAAATCTTCAAACAGCAAATCGCCGAAAAATTCGGAGATGACGAAGCACCAAGAATCTTCCCGATTTCAGCCTGGTCCACTACCGGCGTAGCCGAATTGTTGGATTACACTGCTGAAGTTCTGAAGGATACGCCTGAGTTCCCATTATTCGATGAAGAAGAAGTCGAATCATCCGTCCTTTACAAATTCGAAGAAAATCAAGAACAGTTCACTATTGGACGCGATCCAGATTCCACATGGGTATTGGGCGGCGAAAGACTGGAAAAACTATTCAACATGACCAATTTTGCACATGACGAAAGCATCATGCGTTTCGCGCGTCAATTGCGTCAAATGGGTGTGGATGAAAAATTGAGGGCTAAGGGAGCGAAAGATGGCGATATGGTCCGTATCATGACCTACCATTTTGAGTTCGTCGATTAA
- the rnz gene encoding ribonuclease Z — MKIQFLGTGAGVPSTNRNLSSIALKLLDERNAIWLFDCGEGTQQRVLKTTIRPRKVEKIFITHLHGDHIFGLPGFLSSRAFQGGNTPLNIYGPVGIKEFVLTSLRISQSHLRYPIFFHEITEDGVVFEDEQFRVSCAKLNHGITSYGYRVEEADYPGELQADKLKEMAVPAGPLYGKLKNGETVVLPDGRTINGLDFIGKTTKGRVVTILGDTRRTKNTVVLAKNADVLVHESTFGKEDQAIASDYFHSTCIDAANVAKEANVKQLYLTHISARYLNGNAHQLQRDARKVFPNTKLVNDYDEFEIALTKQS, encoded by the coding sequence ATGAAAATTCAATTTTTAGGCACCGGAGCCGGTGTTCCTTCCACCAACAGAAATCTTTCCAGCATCGCGTTGAAATTGTTGGATGAACGCAATGCCATCTGGCTTTTTGACTGCGGGGAGGGGACACAGCAGCGTGTGCTCAAAACAACGATCCGACCGAGGAAAGTTGAAAAGATCTTCATCACCCATCTGCATGGAGATCATATATTCGGGTTGCCCGGTTTCTTGAGCAGCAGGGCTTTTCAAGGCGGAAACACGCCGTTGAACATCTATGGCCCTGTCGGAATAAAGGAATTTGTGCTGACCAGCTTGCGCATATCCCAGTCCCACCTGCGTTATCCGATTTTCTTTCATGAAATAACTGAGGATGGGGTAGTGTTTGAAGATGAGCAGTTCCGCGTGAGCTGCGCAAAGCTCAATCACGGCATCACATCCTATGGGTACCGCGTCGAAGAGGCCGACTATCCAGGCGAATTGCAGGCCGATAAGCTGAAGGAGATGGCTGTTCCGGCGGGACCTCTTTATGGAAAACTGAAAAATGGAGAAACTGTTGTTTTACCTGATGGGAGAACGATCAACGGGCTGGATTTTATCGGGAAAACAACTAAGGGACGTGTCGTAACGATTCTGGGTGATACAAGAAGAACGAAAAATACGGTTGTTTTAGCAAAAAATGCCGATGTGCTAGTTCATGAGAGCACATTCGGGAAAGAAGACCAAGCGATTGCTTCGGATTATTTCCATTCAACGTGCATCGATGCGGCCAACGTTGCCAAAGAGGCAAACGTCAAGCAACTCTATTTGACCCACATCAGCGCTCGTTACCTGAACGGCAATGCGCATCAGTTGCAGCGGGACGCCCGAAAAGTCTTTCCGAATACGAAACTTGTCAATGATTATGATGAATTCGAGATAGCCTTAACGAAACAATCTTAA
- a CDS encoding acyltransferase family protein — protein sequence MTLQTRSVPLDGMRALAILAIIFYHLMPHVLPGGYLAVNIFFVLTGFFITASVIEEYGQKGKLAYKRYLSRRFHRLFLPLLWMLISVTAYITLFQRDLLLNLRPWLFSSLGMYNNWWQISGGASYFEQFYVQSPFTHLWFLSVMSQFYVIWPLIVLLLLVLFKDKRIILYTAIGLSLFSALAMALQYAPGEDASRVYYGTDTRLFSFMVGSAFAVVWPLAKLNEPVSKQISRRLTFAGLMSYAVLGVMFSRMLDSQIFTYRGGMYLNSFIICVAVASTAHPATGISKMMRFKPIQWIGRRSFLLYLWYYPVISLYQAKVVDTSVEPGRHILIQLAIILGLSELGYQLFEKERWMVPFVQSWRPGDAIARMKASRARGLAANLPEKLAAIVSLGLLLAALTGFAQAPSGENSGVQELREQIAASQTKMEQINRDESLRSRAINNIEGLERETVLFAHDADITFIGDSVLLSVADQLVTIFGQAVVDGAVSRQLYQTSVVIAALEKREQLHDTVVVFLGSNGSFTQTQMETFIKEIGTSRDLFFLTTNVPRIWKDSVNEQLALAESNHSNVHILDWNAYSSGHNEWLLADQVHPNPTGAQQLALFVAEEIYQELNDENGSN from the coding sequence GTGACATTACAGACACGCTCCGTCCCATTGGATGGGATGCGGGCGCTTGCGATTCTTGCCATCATTTTCTATCATTTGATGCCTCATGTCTTGCCGGGCGGGTACTTGGCTGTAAACATCTTTTTCGTCCTGACCGGTTTTTTCATCACAGCGTCGGTGATTGAAGAATACGGCCAAAAGGGAAAGTTGGCTTATAAGCGCTACTTGTCCCGAAGGTTCCACAGGTTGTTCCTTCCGTTGCTATGGATGTTGATATCGGTGACAGCCTATATCACTTTGTTCCAAAGGGATTTATTGCTGAATTTACGGCCATGGCTCTTTTCGTCATTGGGGATGTACAACAATTGGTGGCAAATTTCCGGTGGCGCTTCATATTTTGAACAATTCTATGTGCAATCACCGTTCACGCATCTCTGGTTCCTTTCGGTCATGAGCCAATTCTATGTCATCTGGCCATTGATTGTCTTATTGCTGTTGGTATTGTTCAAAGATAAACGGATAATCCTCTATACTGCAATCGGGCTTTCTTTGTTTTCTGCGCTTGCGATGGCCCTGCAGTATGCGCCAGGCGAGGACGCTTCGCGCGTCTATTATGGGACGGATACCCGCTTGTTTTCATTTATGGTCGGCAGTGCATTTGCTGTTGTTTGGCCGTTAGCGAAACTGAATGAACCGGTGTCGAAGCAAATTAGCCGAAGATTGACGTTCGCCGGCTTGATGAGCTACGCTGTTCTCGGTGTGATGTTCAGCAGGATGCTGGATAGTCAGATATTCACTTACAGAGGCGGGATGTATCTCAACAGCTTCATCATATGTGTAGCTGTTGCCTCAACAGCACATCCGGCCACGGGCATTTCAAAAATGATGCGGTTCAAACCGATTCAGTGGATCGGAAGGCGGAGCTTCCTGCTTTATCTCTGGTACTATCCTGTCATTTCCCTTTATCAAGCAAAAGTAGTCGATACGAGCGTTGAGCCCGGTCGCCACATTCTGATCCAACTGGCAATCATTCTTGGCCTTTCCGAACTGGGGTACCAGTTATTCGAAAAAGAGCGTTGGATGGTTCCGTTTGTTCAGTCTTGGCGACCCGGCGATGCGATTGCCCGAATGAAAGCTTCAAGAGCACGCGGCTTAGCCGCGAATTTGCCGGAAAAGCTCGCTGCAATCGTCAGTTTAGGCCTGTTGTTGGCCGCTCTGACAGGATTTGCGCAAGCGCCATCCGGCGAGAATTCCGGAGTGCAGGAATTGCGAGAACAGATTGCAGCCAGCCAAACCAAGATGGAACAAATCAATCGGGATGAGTCTCTCCGCAGCAGGGCCATCAACAATATCGAAGGTCTGGAAAGAGAGACCGTGTTGTTTGCTCATGACGCGGATATTACCTTCATAGGCGACTCCGTGTTGCTCTCCGTCGCGGATCAACTGGTGACGATATTCGGTCAAGCGGTTGTGGATGGTGCCGTCAGCAGACAACTTTACCAAACCTCTGTTGTGATTGCTGCTTTGGAAAAGCGGGAACAGCTGCATGATACGGTCGTGGTCTTCCTGGGTTCCAACGGCTCATTCACTCAGACGCAAATGGAAACTTTCATCAAGGAAATCGGGACATCCAGAGATCTCTTTTTCCTGACGACGAATGTACCGAGAATCTGGAAGGACAGCGTGAACGAGCAGTTGGCGCTCGCCGAAAGCAACCATTCCAATGTCCATATTCTGGATTGGAATGCCTACAGCAGCGGGCACAACGAGTGGCTACTGGCGGATCAAGTGCATCCGAATCCGACTGGAGCACAACAATTAGCCCTTTTTGTGGCAGAGGAAATCTATCAAGAATTAAATGATGAAAATGGGAGCAACTGA
- the glyQ gene encoding glycine--tRNA ligase subunit alpha: MENKLTVQKMIQALQNFWADQGCLLMQSYDTEKGAGTMSPYTFLRAIGPEPWNAAYVEPSRRPADGRYGENPNRLYQHHQFQVVMKPSPDNIQELYLESLKVLGIDPIEHDIRFVEDNWENPSLGCAGLGWEVWLDGMEVTQFTYFQQVGGLECSPVTSEITYGLERLASYIQDVNSVYDLEWTEGVKYGEIFGQPEYEHSKYSFEESNVDLLFQLFDSFEAEATKQIENGLVHPAYDYVLKSSHAFNLLDARGVISATDRAGYLARIRNMARQLAKAFVQKRKELGFPLLSDDQKELALKED, from the coding sequence ATGGAAAACAAATTAACTGTGCAAAAAATGATTCAAGCGCTGCAAAATTTTTGGGCAGATCAAGGTTGCCTTTTGATGCAGTCCTACGATACTGAAAAGGGTGCCGGAACAATGAGCCCGTATACTTTCTTGCGCGCAATCGGCCCGGAACCATGGAACGCTGCCTATGTGGAACCTTCCCGTCGTCCGGCAGATGGACGTTATGGTGAAAATCCCAACCGTCTTTACCAACATCACCAATTCCAGGTTGTCATGAAGCCATCCCCGGACAATATCCAGGAACTTTACCTGGAGAGTTTGAAGGTATTGGGCATCGATCCGATCGAACATGATATCCGCTTCGTCGAAGACAACTGGGAAAACCCTTCATTGGGTTGTGCGGGTTTGGGATGGGAAGTTTGGCTGGATGGGATGGAAGTCACCCAATTCACCTATTTCCAGCAAGTGGGCGGCTTGGAATGCAGCCCTGTCACGAGCGAAATCACTTATGGTCTGGAACGATTGGCCTCTTACATCCAAGATGTGAACAGTGTCTATGACCTTGAATGGACCGAGGGCGTGAAATACGGTGAAATCTTCGGCCAACCGGAATACGAACATTCCAAATATTCGTTTGAGGAGAGCAATGTCGACCTGTTGTTCCAGCTGTTTGATTCATTTGAAGCGGAAGCGACGAAACAAATCGAGAATGGTCTTGTGCATCCTGCCTATGACTATGTCCTGAAGAGTTCGCATGCCTTCAACCTGTTGGATGCAAGAGGTGTCATTTCTGCGACTGACCGCGCGGGTTATCTCGCACGAATCCGCAATATGGCGCGCCAATTGGCGAAAGCTTTTGTCCAAAAGAGAAAAGAACTGGGATTCCCTTTGCTTTCGGATGATCAAAAAGAACTTGCCCTGAAGGAGGACTAA
- the glyS gene encoding glycine--tRNA ligase subunit beta gives MSQTVLLEIGLEEMPAKYVRSSSIQLKEKMTAFLEDNRINFDAIEMYATPRRLAVIASGVSDKQADLAEVVKGPAKKIALQADGSWSKAALGFVRGQGLTPEDIFFDELNGVEYVFVKKETIGKATSEVLKELNTVVESMTFPVSMHWGNHHFKYIRPIHWIAALADDEIIPFQVLDVASGRTTRGHRFLGEEVTLAHAEEYAEKLAEQHVIADQDKRKNMIRAQFQEIEAENGWIIPNDESLLEEVTSLVEYPTAFFGEYDSKYLTLPAEVLITSMKDHQRYFEVKDKSGKLLPYFISVRNGNGAFIDNVKKGNEKVLTARLEDGLFFFNEDQRITIAQSVGKLKKVTFHSKIGSIHDKMDNTAKIAANLSDLLDLAEDDKMQLLRAASIYKFDLVTNMVSEFTELQGIMGEVYALQQGETAAVATAIREHYLPVSSEGELPETQVGAVLAMADKLDSIISFFLQGMVPTGSNDPYALRRQMIGVIQIIEKYQWSFSLEELLSSLLAEVYAVEDAESFDKTMTELAVFANARIQQKLQTYGIRYDIVEAVLQSGEKDVNTLFANAKVLQAHSEEDSFKAIMEALARVVNISGNPDESIPVQKELLETASEKNLYVQINHLDLALSHGDPEADYAALAAIAPYIEAYFDENMVMVEDIAIRSNRLNTLGNLTLSILQFADVRKLILK, from the coding sequence ATGAGTCAAACTGTATTATTGGAAATCGGACTTGAAGAAATGCCTGCGAAATATGTACGCAGCAGCAGCATCCAACTGAAAGAAAAGATGACTGCTTTTTTGGAAGATAACCGCATCAACTTTGATGCGATCGAAATGTATGCAACACCGAGACGATTGGCGGTCATCGCCAGCGGGGTCAGTGATAAGCAGGCGGATTTGGCTGAAGTCGTCAAAGGACCCGCAAAAAAAATCGCTTTGCAGGCGGACGGCAGCTGGTCAAAAGCCGCACTGGGCTTTGTCCGCGGGCAAGGCTTGACGCCTGAAGACATCTTCTTTGATGAACTGAATGGTGTGGAGTATGTTTTCGTCAAGAAGGAAACGATCGGAAAAGCTACATCGGAAGTCCTGAAGGAATTGAACACAGTTGTTGAGTCGATGACTTTCCCTGTTTCGATGCATTGGGGCAACCATCACTTCAAATACATCCGTCCGATCCATTGGATTGCGGCATTGGCGGATGATGAAATCATCCCGTTCCAGGTGTTGGATGTCGCTTCAGGCCGCACCACGCGCGGACACCGTTTCTTGGGCGAAGAAGTGACGCTGGCGCATGCGGAGGAGTACGCGGAGAAATTGGCGGAACAACATGTCATCGCCGACCAGGACAAAAGAAAAAACATGATCCGGGCCCAATTCCAAGAGATTGAAGCTGAAAACGGCTGGATCATCCCTAACGATGAAAGCTTATTGGAAGAAGTCACTTCATTGGTCGAATACCCGACCGCCTTCTTCGGCGAATATGACAGCAAATATTTGACGTTGCCGGCAGAGGTATTGATCACATCGATGAAGGACCACCAACGCTATTTCGAAGTGAAGGATAAATCCGGGAAACTGTTACCGTACTTCATATCCGTGCGCAACGGGAATGGTGCATTCATCGATAACGTGAAAAAAGGGAACGAGAAAGTCCTGACAGCAAGACTTGAGGACGGCCTATTCTTCTTCAACGAAGATCAACGCATCACCATCGCGCAGTCGGTCGGAAAATTGAAGAAAGTCACATTCCATTCGAAAATCGGCTCCATTCATGATAAGATGGACAACACAGCGAAAATCGCCGCCAATCTTTCTGATCTGCTTGACTTGGCTGAGGACGACAAAATGCAATTGTTGCGTGCCGCATCCATCTACAAATTTGATTTGGTGACCAACATGGTTTCCGAATTCACGGAACTGCAAGGAATCATGGGTGAAGTCTACGCCTTGCAGCAAGGCGAAACCGCTGCGGTAGCTACAGCGATCCGCGAACACTATCTGCCGGTATCCAGTGAAGGCGAATTGCCGGAAACCCAAGTCGGAGCAGTCTTGGCGATGGCGGACAAATTGGACAGCATCATCAGTTTCTTCCTGCAGGGAATGGTTCCGACAGGATCGAATGATCCCTATGCATTGCGCCGTCAAATGATCGGGGTCATCCAGATCATCGAGAAGTATCAGTGGTCGTTTTCGTTGGAAGAGTTGCTGTCAAGCTTGTTGGCAGAGGTCTATGCGGTTGAAGATGCAGAATCGTTCGATAAAACGATGACTGAACTTGCCGTTTTTGCAAACGCCCGGATCCAACAGAAACTTCAAACCTACGGCATCCGATATGATATAGTGGAAGCTGTGCTGCAATCCGGCGAAAAAGATGTCAACACCTTGTTCGCAAACGCCAAAGTATTGCAGGCGCACAGTGAAGAGGATTCATTCAAGGCGATCATGGAAGCTCTTGCGCGCGTCGTAAACATTTCCGGGAATCCTGATGAATCGATTCCCGTCCAGAAAGAGCTGCTGGAAACAGCCAGCGAGAAGAATCTGTACGTACAGATCAACCATCTCGATTTGGCTCTTTCCCATGGCGATCCGGAAGCGGATTATGCTGCATTGGCTGCCATTGCACCTTACATTGAAGCTTATTTCGATGAAAATATGGTCATGGTCGAGGATATTGCGATCCGCAGCAACCGCTTGAATACGCTCGGTAACTTGACTTTGAGCATTCTGCAGTTTGCTGATGTCAGAAAATTGATCCTTAAATAG